In Elaeis guineensis isolate ETL-2024a chromosome 1, EG11, whole genome shotgun sequence, a genomic segment contains:
- the LOC105033453 gene encoding pre-mRNA-processing-splicing factor 8A isoform X2, with the protein MWNSGAASSSSQMPPPPPPPVAPPGTTGGSGVPPPPAVQPSYSIPPSPAELEAQLVEKARKWHQLNSKRYGDKRKFGFVEAQKEDMPPEHVRKIIRDHGDMSSKKYRHDKRVYLGALKFVPHAVYKLLENMPMPWEQVRNVKVLYHITGAITFVNEIPWVVEPIYLAQWGTMWIMMRREKRDRRHFKRMRFPPFDDEEPPLDYADNLLDVDPLEAIQLELDEEEDSAVYTWFYDHKPLVKTKLINGPSYRKWHLSLPIMATLHRLAGQLLSDLIDRNYFYLFDMESFFTAKALNMCIPGGPKFEPLYRDMEKGDEDWNEFNDINKLIIRQPLRTEYRIAFPHLYNNRPRKVKLGIYHTPMIMFIKAEDPDLPAFYYDPLINPITSINKVDRREKKVYEEDDEDDFCLPDGVEPLLQSTQLYTDTTAAGISLLFAPRPFNTRSGRTRRAEDIPLVSEWYKEHCPPSYPVKVRVSYQKLLKCFVLNELHHRPPKAQKKKHLFRSLQATKFFQTTELDWAEAGLQVCKQGYNMLNLLIHRKNLNYLHLDYNFNLKPVKTLTTKERKKSRFGNAFHLCREILRLTKLVVDANIQFRLGNVDAFQLADGLQYIFAHVGQLTGMYRYKYRLMRQIRMCKDLKHLIYYRFNTGPVGKGPGCGFWAPMWRVWLFFLRGIVPLLERWLGNLLARQFEGRHSKGVAKTVTKQRVESHFDLELRAAVMHDVLDAMPEGIKQNKARTILQHLSEAWRCWKANIPWKVPGLPVPIENMILRYVKSKADWWTNVAHYNRERIRRGATVDKTVCRKNLGRLTRLWLKAEQERQHNYLKDGPYVTPEEAVAIYTTTVHWLESRKFSPIPFPPLSYKHDTKLLILALERLKESYSVAVRLNQLQREELGLIEQAYDNPHEALSRIKRHLLTQRAFKEVGIEFMDLYSYLIPVYEIEPLEKITDAYLDQYLWYEGDKRHLFPNWVKPADSEPPPLLVYKWCQGINNLQGIWDTSDGQCVVMLQTKFEKFFEKIDLTMLNRLLRLVLDHNIADYVTAKNNVVLSYKDMSHTNSYGLIRGLQFASFVVQYYGLVLDLLLLGLTRASEIAGPPQMPNEFITYADTKIETRHPIRLYSRYIDKVHILFRFTHEEARDLIQRYLTEHPDPNNENMVGYNNKKCWPRDARMRLMKHDVNLGRSVFWDMKNRLPRSITTLEWENSFVSVYSKDNPNLLFSMCGFEVRILPKIRMTQEAFSNTKDGVWNLQNEQTKERTAIAFLRVDDEHMKVFENRVRQILMSSGSTTFTKIVNKWNTALIGLMTYFREATVHTQELLDLLVKCENKIQTRIKIGLNSKMPSRFPPVIFYTPKEIGGLGMLSMGHILIPQSDLRYSQQTDVGVTHFRSGMSHEEDQLIPNLYRYIQPWESEFIDSQRVWAEYALKRQEAQSQNRRLTLEDLEDSWDRGIPRINTLFQKDRHTLAYDKGWRVRTDFKQYQVLKQNPFWWTHQRHDGKLWNLNNYRTDVIQALGGVEGILEHTLFKGTYFPTWEGLFWEKASGFEESMKYKKLTNAQRSGLNQIPNRRFTLWWSPTINRANVYVGFQVQLDLTGIFMHGKIPTLKISLIQIFRAHLWQKVHESVVMDLCQVLDQELDALEIETVQKETIHPRKSYKMNSSCADILLFAAHRWPMSKPSLVAESKDVFDQKASNKYWIDVQLRWGDYDSHDIERYTRAKFMDYTTDNMSIYPSPTGVMIGIDLAYNLHSAFGNWFPGSKPLLAQAMNKIMKSNPALYVLRERIRKGLQLYSSEPTEPYLSSQNYGEIFSNQIIWFVDDTNVYRVTIHKTFEGNLTTKPINGAIFIFNPRTGQLFLKVIHTSVWAGQKRLGQLAKWKTAEEVAALVRSLPVEEQPKQIIVTRKGMLDPLEVHLLDFPNIVIKGSELQLPFQACLKIEKFGDLILKATEPQMVLFNIYDDWLKSISSYTAFSRLILILRALHVNNEKAKMLLKPDKTIITEPHHIWPTLTDDQWMKVEVALRDLILSDYAKKNNVNTSALTQSEIRDIILGAEITPPSQQRQQIAEIEKQAKEASQLTAVTTRTTNVHGDELIVTTTSPYEQQAFGSKTDWRVRAISATNLYLRVNHIYVNSDDIKETGYTYIMPKNILKKFICIADLRTQIAGYLYGLSPQDNPQVKEIRCIVMAPQWGTHQQVHLPSSLPEHDFLNDLEPLGWMHTQPNELPQLSPQDVTCHARILENNKQWDGEKCIILTCSFTPGSCSLTAYKLTPSGYEWGRVNKDTGSNPHGYLPTHYEKVQMLLSDRFLGFYMVPDNGPWNYNFMGVKHTVSMRYGVKLGTPRDYYHEDHRPTHFLEFSNLEEGDTADADREDTFT; encoded by the exons atgtgGAATAGCGGAGCGGCGTCGTCGTCGTCTCAGATGCCGCCGCCTCCGCCGCCGCCGGTGGCGCCTCCCGGGACGACGGGAGGGTCAGGCGTCCCCCCGCCGCCTGCAGTGCAGCCCTCCTATAGCATACCACCATCTCCGGCGGAGCTGGAGGCGCAGCTGGTGGAGAAGGCCAGGAAGTGGCACCAGCTCAACTCAAAGAGGTACGGGGACAAGAGAAAGTTCGGCTTTGTCGAGGCCCAGAAGGAGGACATGCCCCCTGAGCACGTCAGGAAGATCATCAG AGATCATGGAGACATGTCCTCCAAGAAGTACCGTCATGACAAACGTGTCTATCTTGGGGCTCTGAAATTTGTTCCTCATGCAGTGTACAAGCTTCTTGAAAACATGCCTATGCCCTGGGAGCAG GTTCGTAATGTGAAAGTTTTGTATCACATAACTGGTGCAATCACATTTGTGAATGAGATTCCTTGGGTGGTTGAACCCATATATTTAGCACAG TGGGGTACAATGTGGATTATGAtgcgaagagagaagagagaccgAAGGCACTTCAAAAGAATGCGATTTCCTCCTTTTGATGATGAGGAACCTCCATTGGATTATGCAGACAATTTATTAGATGTGGATCCGTTGGAGGCTATTCAGCTGGAATtagatgaagaagaagattcTGCCGTATATACATGGTTCTATGATCATAAACCTCTTGTAAAAACAAAGCTTATAAATGGTCCAAGTTACAGAAAGTGGCATCTTTCACTTCCAATCATGGCAACTCTTCATCGGCTTGCAGGACAGCTGCTCTCCGATTTGATTGATCGAAACTATTTTTACTTGTTTGATATGGAGTCGTTTTTCACTGCCAAAGCGCTGAATATGTGCATACCAG GAGGCCCCAAGTTTGAGCCACTGTACCGTGATATGGAAAAAGGAGATGAGGATTGGAATGAATTTAATGACATTAATAAACTCATTATTCGCCAGCCACTCAGAACAGAATACAGAATAGCATTTCCTCATCTATACAACAATAGGCCAAGGAAAGTGAAGCTTGGCATATATCATACTCCTATGATAATGTTTATTAAAGCCGAGGATCCTGATTTACCTGCATTCTACTATGATCCTCTGATTAACCCCATTACTTCCATCAACAAGGTTGACCGACGGGAGAAGAAAGTTTATGAAGAGGATGATGAGGATGATTTTTGTCTTCCAGATGGAGTTGAACCTCTACTGCAAAGCACTCAACTATATACTGATACTACGGCTGCTGGTATCTCATTGTTGTTTGCACCACGCCCATTCAACACGAGATCTGGTCGTACTAGGCGAGCTGAAGATATACCCCTTGTATCAGAATGGTACAAGGAGCACTG CCCTCCATCATACCCAGTTAAAGTTCGTGTTAGTTATCAAAAGTTATTGAAGTGTTTTGTATTGAATGAGTTGCATCATCGACCTCCAAAGGCACAAAAAAAGAAACACTTGTTCCGATCACTCCAAGCAACTAAATTCTTTCAAACAACAGAACTGGATTGGGCAGAAGCAGGTTTACAAGTTTGTAAGCAAGGATACAATATGCTAAATCTGTTGATTCACAGAAAGAATCTTAACTATCTTCACCTTGATTATAATTTCAATTTGAAACCTGTAAAGACACTGACCACAAAGGAGCGGAAGAAGTCGCGATTTGGAAATGCATTCCATCTATGTCGTGAAATTTTGCGACTGACAAAGCTTGTCGTTGATGCCAATATTCAGTTCCGTCTGGGCAATGTTGATGCCTTTCAGTTGGCTGATGGCTTGCAGTATATATTTGCACATGTTGGCCAGCTGACTGGAATGTACCGTTACAAATACCGACTGATGCGGCAGATCAGAATGTGTAAAGACTTGAAGCACCTGATTTACTACCGATTCAATACTGGTCCTGTTGGGAAAGGTCCTGGCTGTGGCTTTTGGGCCCCTATGTGGAGGGTGTGGTTGTTTTTCCTTCGTGGCATTGTGCCCTTGTTAGAAAGATGGTTGGGCAATTTGCTTGCACGCCAATTTGAGGGTCGCCATTCCAAAGGAGTTGCCAAGACTGTTACAAAGCAACGTGTTGAGAGTCACTTTGACTTGGAACTCCGAGCTGCTGTTATGCATGATGTTCTTGATGCGATGCCAG AGGGCATTAAGCAGAACAAGGCTAGGACTATTTTGCAACACCTAAGTGAGGCATGGCGTTGTTGGAAAGCCAACATACCATGGAAG GTTCCAGGACTGCCAGTGCCTATCGAAAACATGATTCTTCGTTATGTGAAGTCCAAGGCAGATTGGTGGACCAATGTTGCTCACTACAATCGAGAGCGTATTAGAAGAGGTGCAACAGTTGATAAGACTGTATGTAGAAAGAATCTAGGAAGGTTGACTCGTTTGTGGCTAAAAGCTGAGCAG GAAAGGCAACACAATTACTTGAAAGATGGTCCATATGTCACCCCTGAAGAAGCAGTTGCTATCTACACTACAACAGTTCATTGGCTGGAGTCAAGAAAGTTTTCTCCTATACCATTTCCACCTTTATCATACAAACATGACACTAAACTTCTTATCCTGGCACTAGAAAGGCTGAAAGAGTCTTATAGTGTGGCAGTGAGATTGAATCAATTACAAAGGGAAGAACTGGGTCTGATTGAACAAGCCTATGACAATCCACATGAGGCATTGTCAAGGATAAAGCGGCACCTGCTTACACAGCGTGCATTTAAAGAG GTTGGCATTGAGTTCATGGATTTGTATAGTTACCTGATTCCTGTGTATGAAATTGAACCTCTGGAGAAAATTACGGATGCATATCTTGATCAATATTTATGGTATGAAGGTGACAAGCGGCACCTTTTCCCTAATTGGGTCAAGCCTGCTGATTCGGAGCCACCTCCTCTTCTTGTCTACAAATGGTGTCAAGGTATAAACAACTTACAGGGCATATGGGACACAAGTGATGGACAGTGTGTTGTGATGCTGCAAACAAAGTTTGAAAAGTTCTTTGAGAAAATTGACTTGACCATGTTAAACAG GCTTCTTCGTTTGGTTCTTGACCACAATATTGCTGATTATGTCACAGCTAAAAACAATGTGGTGTTGTCATACAAGGATATGAGTCATACAAACTCATATGGTCTCATTCGGGGTCTTCAATTTGCTTCATTTGTTGTGCAATATTATGGGCTTGTGTTAGATCTTTTACTTCTTGGTTTAACTAGAGCCAGTGAAATTGCTGGTCCTCCTCAGATGCCCAATGAGTTCATTACTTATGCAGACACCAAAATTGAGACCAGGCATCCTATTCGGTTATATTCACGATACATTGACAAAGTACATATTTTGTTCCGCTTCACTCATGAGGAGGCACGAGATCTGATTCAGCGATATCTTACAGAGCATCCAGATCCAAACAATGAAAATatggttggatataataataagaAATGTTGGCCAAGGGATGCAAGAATGAGACTGATGAAACATGAtg TCAACCTTGGGCGAAGTGTTTTTTGGGATATGAAGAATCGATTACCTCGAAGTATCACAACATTGGAGTGGGAAAACAGCTTTGTCTCTGTTTACAGCAAGGATAACCCCAATCTGCTATTCAGCAT GTGTGGATTTGAGGTCCGCATATTGCCAAAGATAAGAATGACTCAAGAGGCATTTAGCAACACTAAAGATGGAGTTTGGAACTTGCAAAATGAGCAGACCAAAGAGAGAACAGCAATAGCTTTCTTACGTGTTGATGATGAACATATGAAGGTGTTTGAGAATCGTGTGAGGCAGATTCTTATGTCCTCAGGATCAACAACATTTACTAAGATAGTCAACAAATGGAATACTGCTCTTATTG GTCTTATGACCTATTTTCGTGAAGCAACTGTGCACACACAGGAGCTATTAGATCTGCTGGTCAAGTGTGAAAATAAGATCCAAACTCGTATCAAGATTGGACTGAATTCGAAGATGCCTAgcag GTTTCCTCCTGTCATCTTTTACACACCTAAAGAAATAGGGGGCCTTGGTATGTTGTCAATGGGTCACATTTTGATCCCACAAAGTGATCTAAGGTATAGTCAACAGACGGATGTTGGGGTTACACATTTCCGTAGTGGTATGAGCCACGAGGAGGATCAGCTTATTCCAAACCTTTACCGCTACATACAG CCCTGGGAGAGCGAATTCATTGATTCACAACGTGTTTGGGCGGAATACGCTTTAAAGAGGCAGGAAGCACAATCACAAAATAGACGATTAACCCTTGAAGATCTTGAG GATTCCTGGGATAGGGGGATACCTCGGATCAACacccttttccaaaaagatcgtCATACTCTGGCATATGACAAAGGGTGGAGAGTACGAACTGATTTTAAGCAATATCAAGTGTTGAAGCAAAATCCATTTTGGTGGACCCACCAGCGACATGATGGCAAGCTTTGGAACTTGAATAATTATCGGACTGATGTCATCCAAGCACTTGGGGGAGTCGAGGGGATTCTAGAACACACATTATTTAAAGGGACATA TTTCCCAACTTGGGAAGGTCTCTTTTGGGAGAAGGCATCAGGATTTGAGGAGTCCATGAAATATAAGAAGCTTACAAATGCACAACGGTCTGGGCTGAATCAAATCCCAAACCGAAGGTTCACTTTGTGGTGGTCTCCTACCATAAATCGTGCAAATGTGTATGTAGGCTTCCaggtgcaacttgatcttacaggAATATTCATGCATGGAAAGATACCTACATTGAAGATATCTTTGATTCAGATATTTCGTGCTCATCTTTGGCAAAAGGTTCATGAGAGTGTTGTTATGGATCTCTGCCAAGTTCTGGATCAGGAGTTGGATGCATTAGAAATTGAAACTGTACAGAAAGAGACCATCCACCCAAGAAAGAGTTACAAGATGAACAGTTCTTGTGCTGATATTCTTCTTTTCGCTGCACATAGATGGCCAATGTCTAAACCAAGCCTAGTTGCTGAGTCGAAAGATGTGTTTGATCAGAAAGCAAGCAATAAATACTGGATAGATGTGCAACTTCGTTGGGGAGACTATGATTCACATGATATAGAACGTTACACGAGGGCGAAATTTATGGATTACACAACTGACAACATGTCCATATATCCATCTCCCACTg GTGTGATGATTGGAATTGATTTAGCATATAATCTGCACTCAGCCTTTGGCAATTGGTTCCCTGGTTCAAAGCCTTTGCTGGCTCAAGCAATGAACAAAATAATGAAG TCAAATCCAGCATTATATGTTTTGAGGGAGCGGATAAGGAAGGGTCTACAACTGTAttcatctgaacctactgaaccatatctttcatctcaaaactaTGGGGAGATCTTCAGCAACCAAATCATATGGTTTGTTGATGACACGAATGTATATCGTGTTACAATCCATAAAACTTTCGAGGGAAATCTCACTACAAAACCCATCAATGGTGCCATCTTTATTTTCAACCCAAGGACAGGGCAGCTGTTTCTCAAG GTGATCCACACCAGTGTGTGGGCAGGGCAAAAGCGTCTTGGGCAGTTGGCAAAATGGAAAACTGCAGAGGAGGTGGCTGCTCTTGTGCGGTCGTTGCCAGTCGAAGAGCAACCAAAGCAAATTATTGTGACCCGTAAAGGGATGTTGGATCCTTTGGAGGTCCATTTGCTTGATTTCCCCAACATTGTGATCAAGGGGAGTGAGCTTCAGTTGCCTTTCCAGGCTTGCTTGAAAATTGAGAAGTTTGGCGATTTGATTCTGAAGGCTACTGAACCTCAGATGGTTCTTTTCAATATTTATGATGATTGGTTGAAAAGTATTTCATCGTACACTGCCTTCTCTCGTCTTATCTTGATTCTACGGGCACTCCATGTGAACAACGAGAAGGCAAAGATGTTACTGAAGCCTGACAAAACAATCATCACTGAACCACACCATATCTGGCCTACACTTACAGATGATCAGTGGATGAAG GTGGAAGTTGCACTGAGAGATCTCATACTTTCTGACTATGCTAAGAAGAACAACGTGAACACTTCTGCGCTAACACAGTCTGAAATTCGTGATATAATTCTTGGTGCTGAGATAACTCCACCCTCACAGCAGAGACAACAGATTGCTGAAATTGAAAAACAG GCCAAAGAAGCTAGTCAATTGACTGCAGTTACAACAAGGACAACAAATGTGCATGGGGATGAACTTATAGTCACCACAACCAGTCCCTATGAACAACAAGCATTTGGTTCTAAAACCGACTGGCGTGTTAGGGCTATATCGGCAACAAATCTTTATCTTCgtgtcaatcatatttatgtaaactcaGATGACATTAAG GAGACTGGATACACTTACATCATGCCTAAGAACATATTAAAGAAGTTCATCTGCATAGCAGATCTACGAACACAGATTGCAGGATATCTATATGGGTTAAGCCCCCAAGATAATCCACAGGTGAAGGAGATCCGTTGCATAGTCATGGCACCACAATGGGGGACTCATCAGCAGGTCCATCTCCCATCATCTCTTCCAGAGCATGATTTCTTGAATGACCTGGAGCCATTGGGATGGATGCATACTCAGCCTAACGAGCTTCCCCAACTCTCTCCTCAG GATGTTACATGTCATGCGCGAATTCTAGAGAACAACAAACAATGGGATGGCGAGAAGTGCATCATTTTGACATGTAGCTTCACTCCAGGATCCTGCTCATTGACAGCATATAAACTCACGCCATCAGGTTATGAATGGGGCCGTGTCAACAAGGACACTGGAAGCAATCCACATGGCTACCTGCCAACACATTATGAAAAGGTGCAGATGCTTCTCAGTGACCGGTTCTTGGGATTCTACATG GTTCCAGATAATGGTCCCTGGAATTACAACTTCATGGGGGTAAAGCACACAGTAAGTATGCGATATGGTGTAAAGCTTGGAACACCTCGAGACTACTATCACGAAGACCATAGGCCGACACATTTTCTCGAGTTCAGTAATTTGGAAGAGGGGGACACTGCAGATGCAGACAGAGAGGATACCTTTACGTAG